A region from the Salvia splendens isolate huo1 chromosome 15, SspV2, whole genome shotgun sequence genome encodes:
- the LOC121768821 gene encoding sulfiredoxin, chloroplastic/mitochondrial-like produces MANFLLNLPNNFRAVSVSASTSSNGSPPTVPQQGGPVILELPLDKIRRPLMRTRSNDPQKVKELMDSISEIGLQVPIDVLQVDGEYYGFSGCHRYEAHQRLGLPTIRCKVRRGTKETLRHHLR; encoded by the exons ATGGCAAATTTTCTACTCAATCTTCCAAACAATTTCAGAGCAGTTTCCGTTTCTGCCTCTACTTCCTCTAATG GATCACCTCCTACTGTGCCTCAACAGGGAGGGCCAGTGATTCTTGAACTTCCTCTGGATAAAATCCGGAGACCTCTCATGCGTACGAGATCCAACGACCCTCAAAAGGTGAAGGAACTCATGGATAGCATTAGTGAAATCGGGCTTCAAGTACCT ATAGACGTGCTTCAGGTAGATGGTGAATATTATG GTTTTTCCGGCTGCCATCGGTATGAAGCTCACCAGCGGCTAGGGCTGCCGACCATACGTTGCAAAGTTCGACGTGGGACAAAGGAAACACTAAG GCATCACCTTCGCTGA
- the LOC121769053 gene encoding ankyrin repeat-containing protein At2g01680-like isoform X2 yields the protein MGIFVSKTRRRSRRDEINQNQNGGRKPPSREVVLHAAALKGDCAAAEDHFRDKNLIKHPITEGGEIALHIAAVEGRQDFVSKLLEVMEREDLAIQNEKGCTALCFAAAGGHIGIAQLMLRKNPDLAKVKGDEGVWPLYMAALQGFGEMAELLLIPSNIASWTQLEKADLLTSAIDSGLYDFAIKIVRGDETLALAKDANGLTPLQVLARKSVDFSSDNGQGFWDNIMRKVLNYMNMSKTDDVNAEKGDAYTLMDCLWEAAESCKEDVEAVRRRYNRVFSLMLELGGTKDLVASYIDDDGNNILHLAGKLAPQNQLDNIPGAPWQMQREVLWFKVVEKLVRPAFRHKKNSENQTPHELFMSEHKNLRADAEKFMKQTAKSCMLVTMLIATVVYTAAFTVPGGYDGRGAPILEKRKMFVVFPVAETVATLSSLTSMLMFLSILTSRYSDEDFMVKLPFWMVVGVATLFFSIVAMMVAFCSCLLFFEHGWVAVALLLMFLVIVPAMFVVLKYPLLRTILSCTYSCTWLFRSDGRLHS from the exons atgggtatttttgtctccaaAACCCGGAGAAGATCGAGACGCGACGAAATAAATCAGAATCAAAATG GCGGAAGAAAACCACCGAGCCGGGAAGTTGTGTTGCACGCAGCCGCACTCAAGGGTGACTGCGCTGCAGCCGAAGATCACTTCAGAGACAAAAACTTGATCAAACATCCCATAACAGAAGGAGGTGAAATCGCATTGCACATAGCTGCTGTCGAAGGCCGTCAAGATTTCGTCTCAAAATTGTTAGAGGTTATGGAAAGAGAAGACTTGGCAATTCAGAATGAGAAAGGGTGCACTGCACTATGCTTTGCTGCAGCTGGTGGCCACATTGGAATTGCTCAATTAATGTTGAGAAAAAATCCAGATTTGGCAAAAGTTAAGGGTGATGAAGGAGTTTGGCCCCTCTACATGGCTGCATTGCAAGGATTTGGTGAAATGGCTGAACTTCTCCTCATTCCCTCTAATATCGCATCTTGGACCCAACTAGAAAAGGCTGACTTGCTAACGTCAGCAATCGACTCAGGGTTGTATG ATTTTGCTATAAAAATTGTGAGAGGTGATGAAACGTTAGCTTTGGCTAAAGATGCAAATGGCCTGACACCGTTGCAAGTGCTTGCGCGAAAATCTGTGGATTTTTCTAGTGACAATGGCCAAGGATTTTGGGACAACATTATGAGAAAAG TGCTGAACTACATGAATATGTCAAAGACCGACGACGTGAATGCAGAAAAGGGGGATGCCTACACATTAATGGATTGTTTGTGGGAAGCTGCGGAATCATGTAAAGAAGATGTTGAAGCAG TTCGGCGTCGCTATAACAGAGTGTTCAGCTTGATGTTAGAGCTGGGTGGTACCAAAGATTTGGTAGCATCATACATAGATGACGATGGTAACAACATATTGCACTTGGCTGGAAAATTAGCACCTCAAAATCAGCTCGACAACATTCCTGGTGCACCTTGGCAGATGCAACGGGAAGTGTTGTGGTTCAAG GTTGTGGAGAAGCTCGTCCGGCCCGCATTCCGACACAAGAAGAACTCGGAAAACCAAACGCCCCACGAGCTATTCATGTCCGAGCACAAAAATCTGCGTGCGGATGCAGAGAAATTCATGAAGCAGACTGCGAAATCGTGCATGCTGGTGACGATGCTGATAGCGACGGTGGTGTACACGGCAGCCTTCACGGTCCCCGGCGGGTACGACGGAAGAGGCGCCCCGATCCTGGAGAAGAGGAAAATGTTCGTGGTGTTCCCAGTTGCGGAGACGGTGGCGACGCTGTCGTCGCTGACGTCGATGCTGATGTTCCTGTCCATCCTGACGTCGCGGTACTCGGACGAGGACTTCATGGTGAAGCTGCCGTTCTGgatggtggtgggggtggcgaCGCTCTTCTTCTCGATCGTGGCGATGATGGTGGCGTTCTGCTCGTGCTTGCTGTTTTTCGAGCACGGGTGGGTGGCGGTGGCGCTGCTGCTGATGTTTCTGGTGATTGTGCCGGCGATGTTTGTGGTGTTGAAGTATCCTTTGTTGAGGACTATCTTAAGCTGCACGTATAGCTGCACCTGGTTGTTTCGCTCCGATGGACGCCTGCATTCGTAG
- the LOC121769053 gene encoding uncharacterized protein LOC121769053 isoform X1 produces the protein MGIFVSKTRRRSRRDEINQNQNGGRKPPSREVVLHAAALKGDCAAAEDHFRDKNLIKHPITEGGEIALHIAAVEGRQDFVSKLLEVMEREDLAIQNEKGCTALCFAAAGGHIGIAQLMLRKNPDLAKVKGDEGVWPLYMAALQGFGEMAELLLIPSNIASWTQLEKADLLTSAIDSGLYDFAIKIVRGDETLALAKDANGLTPLQVLARKSVDFSSDNGQGFWDNIMRKVLNYMNMSKTDDVNAEKGDAYTLMDCLWEAAESCKEDVEAGTGHVSAQLFFIAAEAGNDEFLVELFKKDHNLLYKVNQDEHSIFHVAVRRRYNRVFSLMLELGGTKDLVASYIDDDGNNILHLAGKLAPQNQLDNIPGAPWQMQREVLWFKVVEKLVRPAFRHKKNSENQTPHELFMSEHKNLRADAEKFMKQTAKSCMLVTMLIATVVYTAAFTVPGGYDGRGAPILEKRKMFVVFPVAETVATLSSLTSMLMFLSILTSRYSDEDFMVKLPFWMVVGVATLFFSIVAMMVAFCSCLLFFEHGWVAVALLLMFLVIVPAMFVVLKYPLLRTILSCTYSCTWLFRSDGRLHS, from the exons atgggtatttttgtctccaaAACCCGGAGAAGATCGAGACGCGACGAAATAAATCAGAATCAAAATG GCGGAAGAAAACCACCGAGCCGGGAAGTTGTGTTGCACGCAGCCGCACTCAAGGGTGACTGCGCTGCAGCCGAAGATCACTTCAGAGACAAAAACTTGATCAAACATCCCATAACAGAAGGAGGTGAAATCGCATTGCACATAGCTGCTGTCGAAGGCCGTCAAGATTTCGTCTCAAAATTGTTAGAGGTTATGGAAAGAGAAGACTTGGCAATTCAGAATGAGAAAGGGTGCACTGCACTATGCTTTGCTGCAGCTGGTGGCCACATTGGAATTGCTCAATTAATGTTGAGAAAAAATCCAGATTTGGCAAAAGTTAAGGGTGATGAAGGAGTTTGGCCCCTCTACATGGCTGCATTGCAAGGATTTGGTGAAATGGCTGAACTTCTCCTCATTCCCTCTAATATCGCATCTTGGACCCAACTAGAAAAGGCTGACTTGCTAACGTCAGCAATCGACTCAGGGTTGTATG ATTTTGCTATAAAAATTGTGAGAGGTGATGAAACGTTAGCTTTGGCTAAAGATGCAAATGGCCTGACACCGTTGCAAGTGCTTGCGCGAAAATCTGTGGATTTTTCTAGTGACAATGGCCAAGGATTTTGGGACAACATTATGAGAAAAG TGCTGAACTACATGAATATGTCAAAGACCGACGACGTGAATGCAGAAAAGGGGGATGCCTACACATTAATGGATTGTTTGTGGGAAGCTGCGGAATCATGTAAAGAAGATGTTGAAGCAGGTACCGGTCATGTATCTGcgcaattattttttatagcaGCGGAAGCGGGAAACGATGAATTCTTGGTAGAGCTATTCAAGAAGGACCATAATTTACTATACAAAGTAAACCAAGACGAGCATAGCATATTTCATGTTGCAGTTCGGCGTCGCTATAACAGAGTGTTCAGCTTGATGTTAGAGCTGGGTGGTACCAAAGATTTGGTAGCATCATACATAGATGACGATGGTAACAACATATTGCACTTGGCTGGAAAATTAGCACCTCAAAATCAGCTCGACAACATTCCTGGTGCACCTTGGCAGATGCAACGGGAAGTGTTGTGGTTCAAG GTTGTGGAGAAGCTCGTCCGGCCCGCATTCCGACACAAGAAGAACTCGGAAAACCAAACGCCCCACGAGCTATTCATGTCCGAGCACAAAAATCTGCGTGCGGATGCAGAGAAATTCATGAAGCAGACTGCGAAATCGTGCATGCTGGTGACGATGCTGATAGCGACGGTGGTGTACACGGCAGCCTTCACGGTCCCCGGCGGGTACGACGGAAGAGGCGCCCCGATCCTGGAGAAGAGGAAAATGTTCGTGGTGTTCCCAGTTGCGGAGACGGTGGCGACGCTGTCGTCGCTGACGTCGATGCTGATGTTCCTGTCCATCCTGACGTCGCGGTACTCGGACGAGGACTTCATGGTGAAGCTGCCGTTCTGgatggtggtgggggtggcgaCGCTCTTCTTCTCGATCGTGGCGATGATGGTGGCGTTCTGCTCGTGCTTGCTGTTTTTCGAGCACGGGTGGGTGGCGGTGGCGCTGCTGCTGATGTTTCTGGTGATTGTGCCGGCGATGTTTGTGGTGTTGAAGTATCCTTTGTTGAGGACTATCTTAAGCTGCACGTATAGCTGCACCTGGTTGTTTCGCTCCGATGGACGCCTGCATTCGTAG